DNA from Longimicrobium sp.:
ACGCCCGGGTACGACACCTCCACCGTGGTACAGGGCCGCTTGGCGGCGCCGCCTGGGCAGGTCGCCGTGGAGTACGCGCTCATCGGCGACACGCTGCTCACGTGGACCGTCCGCGGGAACGACGTCCGCGTCGTGCGCCACACCCTGGACCGCGGCGACTTCCTTCGGAGAATCGAGCGAGTGGTCGCGGGGCTGGAGTCGCGCCGGGCGGAATCCGCCCTGCCGGACCTCGAACGCCTCTATGACTCGCTGATCCGCCCGGTCGAGCACCACCTCGGCCCGTCCGGGACGCCGCTGGTGATCCTGGCCGACGGCGAGGTGATCGGCGTGCCGTTCGAGGCGCTGCGGGATTCCAGCAGCCGCCGCTACCTCGTGGAGGACCACCCGCTTCGCTTCGCCGCCACCCTCGCTGAGGCAGCCCGCCCCGCGCCCGCGGCAGACCGCTCCGCCCACGCGCTGTTCATAGCCGATCCCGCGTTCGACGTAGAGCAGTACCCCACGCTCGACCCGTTGAAGGGCGCTCGGGCAGAGGTGGACTCGCTGAAAGCGCTGTATCCCTCGAACCAGGTGCTCGAAGGCGCCGCCGCCACCCGCCCAGCCGTGATCCAGGCAGCAACACGCGCGGGTATTATCCATTACGCAGGGCATGCGTTGTTCGACGACACGCGCCCGGAGCGGTCGGCGCTGGTGCTGGCGGGCGCCGACACCACGGGCCGCCTCACCGCGGAAGCGGTGAACGCGCTCCAGCTTCGCGGCGTGCGCCTGGTGGTGCTCGCCGCCTGCCGCACGGCGCGCGCGCGCGAGGGGCGCTCGGGCGGGCTGGCGGGGTTCTCGGGGGCGTTGCTGGCGGCGGGCGCGGGTGGGGTGGTGGGGAGGCTGTGGGATACCAACGACCGGCTCACGCAGCCGTTTATGCTGGCGTTCCACCGCGCCTACGCACACCACCCGGACGACCCGGCCGCGGCGTTGCGCGAGGCCCAGCTGGAGATGCTCCGCTCAAGCGACCCCACGCGGAGCTCCCTCGCGACGTGGGCTGGATTCCGCTACATCGGGAGCTGAGCGTGAAAACGACGCTCCCGGACACCACCGCGGCGTGTCCGGGAGCGCGCAGCAATCCGCGGCTTCGGATTCACTCGCTCGCGAGCTCGTTGGCCAAGTTATAGAGTGCGGCACCGAGCGCGTCCCACTGCAGGGGCTCCTCCCTCAGGAGAGGCCGGACTTGCTGCACTGCCGCGCGGGCGGGCGGATCGGCCGCGGCGGCCTGATTGAGCATCTCCCGCGCCTCACCGCCGCGGAAGAAGGCCGTATCCTGGTACGCGGCGGCCAGCCTCGCTGCCTCGGTCCAGGCGCCCAGCCGCAACGCGTCCGGGTCCAGCCGCTTCGCGATCCGTTCCGTGGCCTCGCCGACCAGCGGCTGCAGCCGCTCCGGGCTTCCTCCGGCGCCGTCGATGATCTTGCGAAGCGCGCCGCCGCTGCGTCCTCCCCGTGGATCGAAGCGGCCGATTTGGGTTGCGAGCCGGTGCGTTGCCGCGGCATCGTGAGCCTCTACCGCCACCGAGAGGTCCAGCAACATCGCGCCCGCCTGCGCCGCCCGCGCGAACCGCTCTTCTGGTGTCAGGACGCCGCCGAGGTCGTCTCCGCGCGCGGGCGTCCACGGCGGATCGTCGGTCCACCCCGCGGGCAGCCCTTCGGCGCCGTGCTCCAGCCGCGCGGCGAGGCGCACCGGCTCATCGCCGATCGATGAGCGCGGGCGCAGCACACGGCCGGTGACCAGCGCGATGCCCGCCAGCACCGCCGCGAGCGCCAGCCACCGGAGGACACGCGGCCCGGGCCGCGGGGGGCGGCGCGTGTCCAGGGGGATCACGCCCTCCGCCATGGCCGTGTCCGCGGCCTCCTGGCCCGCCGCGGGTGCGGACGCCTCCCCGGGCGCGATTGCGCCCGCCTCTTCCAGCTGGCGCAGGATCTGCGCGGTGCCGGCGAGCACCGCGCGGTCCTCGCGGCTCCTGGTCAGGTGGGCCAGCATCTCTTCCCGGCGGCGCGCGTCCATCCGGCCGTCCAGGAAAGCGGCCACCCGCTCGTCGTCGCTCTCGTGATCGCTCACCGGCAGCCTCCTGCCAGGGGCCCTCGCAGCCCGCGACTTCGCCCGCTCATGGTGCGTCGACCTCGTAGAGGAGGCCGCGCACGTCGTCTCCGCCCAGCCCCGCGCCTTCCAGGAGCGCGCGCAGGCGGGCGCGCAGGCGCTCGACGCGCCGGTACAGCGGCTTCTGCTCCAGGCGCAGGGCACGGGCCACGTCGGCCACGGTCTGACCCTCCGCGAAGTGCAGCTGCACGATCAGCTGCTCCTCCAGCTCCAGCTGCTCCATGGCCGTCCCGAGCACGCCCAGCATCTCCGCGCGCCGGCTGTCGGCCTCGGCCTCGAGCACCCGGTCGTCCGCGCGCGAGGCGCCCGGCGCGGCATCCAGCCCCGTGGCCGGCTCTCCCATTACGGGGCGCAGCGGCGGGCGCTCGGGGACCTGGTCGAGCAGGCGCGCGAGCTCGGCGTCGGAGAGCGTGGTGCGGCCCGCGGTGCGCAGCTTCTCCCCCGCCTGCTGCAGGGTGTAGCCGTCGCGGCGCACCAGCCTCTCCACGTCCACCGCCGGCGCGCCCAGCCGCTCCGCCGCCGCCGAGGGACGCCAGCGGCCCCGCTGCGCGCGGTCGAAGTTGACGAAGTGGCGCATGACCACGGAGGCCAGGTACGTCTTGAGCTCGGAATTGCCGAGGAAGCGGCGCACCACGGCGTAGTCGTCCTCCATCAGCTTCATTCGCACCCAGGCGGCGAAGTCTTCGGCGTCGTCACCCCAGACGCCGTGGTTGCTGCAGGCCATGGAGGCGACCTTGTCGATCCAGCCGAGGTGCTTCAGGAAGAGCGCCTCGGCGGCCTCGCGGTCAAGCATCTGCGGCCGCGCGGAGACGGTGCTCCTCGAGTGCGCCCGGGCGCGGGCCCGCGCGGCCGCCGGCCTCGCGCGGAGCGCTGGATCCCGCCCGGGGCCCGGCGGGAGAGTACCCCCGAGGACGGCGGAGGGGAATCACGGCAGGCCCGTCCGACGAATATGCCGCACCCGGAAGACGGCCGGGGCCCGCGGGCCGCGGAACGGAACGACCACCCTCAGACGGGGCTGCAAAGACGATGGCATTCACCCTTCGGATCACGTTCTCGGGACTCTGCCTCTTCGTCCCCGAGCCCGCCGGCGGCGGAACCACCGGCCGGATGCACGTGCTGATGCCCGGCATGTTCGGCGACCACTGCGGGGCGGACCGGCACGTCGCCGCGCTGGCGTACGATACCGGGCACCTGGTGGAGGGGGGCGCGCCCACCGGCATCACCGCGATGGCCCCGCTCACCGGCCAGCAGTTCACGCCGGTGGCCGGCGAAGCGGCGAACCTGGCCATGTGCGACCACATCGTGGACCTGCGCCCGGTCACCCGGCGCCCCGTGGACCCCGACCACCTGGGCGCCGACACGAAGAAGAGGCTGATGGCGCGAGCGACGCTGGGGGCGGGAGGGATCACCCGGGTGTCGCCGGGCGTGTGCTGGGAGTGGAACCCGGGCGAGCTTCGCCCCATCGCGAACCGGGTGGAATGGGAGATCCCCGACGTGGACGGCGACTCGCTGACCCTGGTTTCCGAGCCCATCGGCGGCGGCGGTGAGCAGAAGGCGCTGGGCACGCTGTTCCCCATGAACGGCCGGGTAAACTTGGTCCTGCACCACGAGACCACGCAAGACCTGCCGCCGGACCCCCTGCCGTTGGCGCGGCAGCCGGTGCCCGAGCGCGGCTTCACCCCGCACCACTTCAGCGCCTACTACACCCTGTTCGACAGTCCCGCGGCCACCGTGCTGCCGCGGTACTGGGGGCCGCTGGACGACTGTCCCCCGCTCGCGAACCCGTGCCAGGCCCTTCCGCCCGACATGGGAGGCATGCCGTACATGTGCATGGTCGCCGGCGTGGGCGGGGGCGGCGGCTGACCCGCGCATCGACGTCCGGCGCCGCCGCGTCCGCGGCGGCGCCCCTCCCCCACGCCGGAGACCGGCCATGGCGCGCGGCACCTCGATCCACATCGGAGTGAACCACCCGGCCTCGACCAGCGAGTGCCGGTTGTCGCTGAGCGAGGCGAACGCCTGGAAGATGGCGGAGCTCGCGTACCAGGCGGGCTACGGCGCCATCCACGTGCTGCGCGGCGCCGACGCCACCCGGGACGCGGTCCGCGAGCTCCTCACCGCCGCCGCGGAAGCGCTGGAGCCCCGGCAGACCCTCTTCGTCTCCTTCTCGGGCCACGGCTCGCACGTGCCCGACGCGGACGGCGACGAGTGGGATGGGCGGGACGAGACGTGGTGCCTGCACGACGCCGACCTCGTCGACGACGAGCTGGCCGAGATCTGGAGGCGGGCGGCGGCCGGGACGCGCGTGCTGGTGGT
Protein-coding regions in this window:
- a CDS encoding sigma-70 family RNA polymerase sigma factor yields the protein MLDREAAEALFLKHLGWIDKVASMACSNHGVWGDDAEDFAAWVRMKLMEDDYAVVRRFLGNSELKTYLASVVMRHFVNFDRAQRGRWRPSAAAERLGAPAVDVERLVRRDGYTLQQAGEKLRTAGRTTLSDAELARLLDQVPERPPLRPVMGEPATGLDAAPGASRADDRVLEAEADSRRAEMLGVLGTAMEQLELEEQLIVQLHFAEGQTVADVARALRLEQKPLYRRVERLRARLRALLEGAGLGGDDVRGLLYEVDAP